The genomic region TTGGTGCAAACTTTCAATTTATTTTTGAAATTTTAAGCTATAATCAGCACTTTATTTTACAAATCACTAAAAGGAGTGAATGATGAAAAAACTTGCAATGCTTGTATTTAGCGTGGCTGTGGTGTTTGGATTCTTGGCTTGTTCAAGTAAAAATGAGCTTGGAAATACGGCAGATTTTGATCTTAGCGGTGCGCCATCTTGGGTGCTTGGAAGCTCTGATAGCGATAAAACTTTTGGTGTGGGAAGTGCGCAGATTAGCAATAATCGCACAGATTGGGCTATCAAAGAAGCTACAATTAAGGGTAGAGCAGACTTAGCAGCGACCATTGAGACAAAAGTCGAGGAAAAAGTCAAAGCACTTGATAGCGCGGAAGGTAGCGAAATGATTGTGGCTATCCGCTCAAGTGTGGAGCAAACACTTTCAGGCGCGCAAAGAACTGACACTTGGATAAGCAAGGGCGGGGTTTTGTATGTGAAAATTGAGATTAAAACAATCGACAGAAAGACGCTCGATAAGAATCTTGCTAACCTAAGCAGAGTGAATAAAGAAGCTGCGAAGGCACTTTCAGAAACTGTCGATGAAATCATCGATGGCAAAAAATAATTTTACTTTTGGTCCGATTCTCTCACGGCGCTTTGGCTATTCTCTGGGGATTGATTTATCTCCTAGTCTTAAGCAGTGTAATTTTGACTGCCTTTACTGCGAGCTAAAGCCTGCCCGCGCGCAAGATTCTATGCAAGAGGTGGCGCAAGTCTCACTTGTGATAGAGCAAATCGCGCAAACCCTCCATTCTCTCCAAAAATCGCAAGCAAAGGTTGATGTGCTCACATTTACCGCAAATGGCGAGCCTACACTTTATCCGCATTTGTATGAATTGATTATGGAATCTAAGAAACTCCTAGCCACCTTTAAAAACACGTCTTTTGAGAACATTAAGACGCTTATTTTAAGCAATGGTTCGCTTTTTTGGAAAAAAGAAGTGCAAAAGGCATTACTTGAATTTGATATGGTGAAGTTTTCGCTAGATTCTCTCAATGAGCGGATTTTTAAGCGTGTGGATAGAGCGCATAAAAGTTTGGATATTACGCAGATAAAAGAAGGAATCGCGGAGTTTTCACACATTTTTAAAGGCGCGCTTATTGGCGAGATTTTGCTTGTGAAGGATGTGAATGATGATATGGATTCCGCTAGAGAATTAGCGCAATTTTTGCAAAGCATAGCAATAAGTCGCCTTGATATTGGCACGATTGATCGCCCTAGCGCGCATATTGCCACGCCCCTAACGCAGGAAGAAATCGAGCATTTTGCAAGTGTGTTTGAAAATATTTGTGTATGCCTGCCACAGCGTAATTTTGCCAAACAAGGCTCAGCGCAAGGGCAAAGCGTGCTACAAGAACCAAAGCAGGAATTAAGCAAGGATGATATCATCACACAAATTGCCCTTCGTCCGCTAAGCAAAGAGGATTTGCAGATTCTTTATTCTCCTTTGAGTCAGCAACGCGTGCAAGAGCTTGTGGATTCTCAAATACTTGCGTGGGTGAAAGTGGGGAGTGTGAGTTTTCTTAAATACATAAAATAGGACGTGCGGAAATTTATCGCAACATTTAAGGATTCAAGTTAGAGAATCTTAGCAAACTTTCTAAATTCCTCCTCATTTAAGACTTTCACGCCTAAAGTGTGTGCTTTAGCAAGCTTGCTACCGGCATTTTCCCCACAAAGCACAAAGTCAGTTTTTGCGCTCACTGATGAACTTACACGCGCACCAAGGGATTCTAAGATTTCCACAAAATATTCGCGTGGCTGGGAAAGTGTGCCTGTAATCACAACACTTGTATTAGTAAATGCGCTGTTTGTGGCATTTATATCAGGTTGCGGGATAGTAGGTTTTAAAAGTGTGAAAATCTGCGCGATAAGTGCTTTGTTTGCGTGGCTAAATTCACAAAGCGATTTTGCCATCTCTTCGCCAAAGCCATCAATTTGCGTGATTTGCTCCACACTCAAATCAAACACATCAAACCCAAACTGCCTTGCTAGCTTTTTACTCGCGCCCTCGCCTATATGTTCTATCCCAAGTGCGTTGATAAGTCGCCACAGATCCACGCCTATGGTGTTTTGAATGCTTTGTAAGAGATTATTTGCGCGCTTTTCTTTCCAGCCTTCCAATGCCAAAAGCCCCTCTTTTTTTAAGCTATAAAGATCCAAAATCCCGCTAATTAGCCCCTTATCAAAGAGTTCATATACGATTTTTTCGCCCAAGCCATCGATATTAAGCGCCTTTTTTGAAGCAAAATGAATAATAGATTCTTTGACGCGCGCAGGGCAGTTGAGATTCTGACATTTTATGAGAATCTCCTCGATTAGTAGCTCCTCGCTACACACAGGGCAGAGTGTTGGAGTGATTATTTTACGCTCGCTACCATCGCGCAAGGTATTTAGAGGTTTTATGATTTTTGGGATTACATCGCCACTGCGGATTACGACTACTTTATCATTGATGCGAATATCCTTGCGCTTAATCTCGCTAAAATTATGCAAAGTCGCGCGTGTAATTGTCGCGCCCTCAATCTCAATGGGTTCAAGCTCGGCTACTGGGGTAATCGCGCCACTCCTGCCAACTTGAAAAGTCACATCTATAAGCCTTGAGACCTTTTCCACCGCAGGGAATTTATACGCACACGCAAAGCGCGGGGATTTAATCGTCCAACCAAGAGCGTCTTGCATTTGCAAAGAATCCACCATCACCACCATACCATCAAGCATAATATGATAGCTCTCCCGCACGCTCTTTAGCTCCTCATACACTTGCGAAATTTGATTTTGTAGGGAATCTAGTGTGGATTCTAAGCTAGATTCTGTATTTGTGTTATCAAACAATGAGTATGCATTTTTTGCACTATTTTCCTGAATCTTAGAATCCACCACACAAAGGTGCAAAAATGGCAAGGTGCTAAAGCCAAAGGATTCTATATTTTTTAAAATTTCATAAAAACTCGAGGTTTTAAGCGTGCATTCTCCCACGCCCCAAGGCATAAAGCGCAAAGGACGCTTTGCAGTAATCTTGGAATCTAGCTGGCGTAAGCTCCCAGCTGCGGCATTTCTAGGATTTGCAAAAAGACTTAGGTTTTCGTTTGCGCGCGTGTTATTAAGCGCGTCAAAATCATCCTTGCTAATCACCACTTCCCCGCGTATTTCGATTTTTTCAGGGTAGGGAATTTGCAAAGGGATTGAGCGGATTGTGCGCGCATTTTGCAATACTTGCTCGCCTTGTGCGCCATTCCCCCGCGTGAGCGCACTTACTAGTATGCCATTTTCATAAAGCAGATTGAGCGAGGCGCCATCAAACTTTGGCGAGCACACAAAGCGCACATTTGGAAAGACTTTTAAGATTCTTTTCAACCACTCGCGCAATTCTTGCGTATTAAAAACATCATCTAAGCTCCACATACGCTTTATATGCTCGCCTTTTTCAAACTCTTCAAGTGGAGTATCGCCTATGCGCTGCGTGGGAGAAGTGTAGTCAATCTCGCTTGGATGCGTGCTTTCATATTCTTTGAGCGCGTGATAAAGTATGTCGTATTGCTCATCGCTTGCAATGGGCTCATCAAGCACATAATATGCACGCGCCATTTTTTTTAGCTTTTCTACGCCGTCTTTGTAACTTTGGGAATCTAAAATCTGCAAGTTTATCCTCGAAATGTTGTGGATTTTTAGAAAAAATAAGGTAGAATTATAGCCAATTTTTTTGTTATCCACTCGCTAAAATCTTACCAAAAATACGCCTTAGGAGATTGCTTTGATAGATAATATTGACACCACACTGCATTTAAAAAACGAAGCACAATTCCTTTGTTTCACACTTGAAAAAGAAGGGGACAAGGAAAGCCAGCTGTATGCGATGAATGTTTTTAAGGTAAAGGAAAT from Helicobacter himalayensis harbors:
- a CDS encoding radical SAM protein, whose protein sequence is MAKNNFTFGPILSRRFGYSLGIDLSPSLKQCNFDCLYCELKPARAQDSMQEVAQVSLVIEQIAQTLHSLQKSQAKVDVLTFTANGEPTLYPHLYELIMESKKLLATFKNTSFENIKTLILSNGSLFWKKEVQKALLEFDMVKFSLDSLNERIFKRVDRAHKSLDITQIKEGIAEFSHIFKGALIGEILLVKDVNDDMDSARELAQFLQSIAISRLDIGTIDRPSAHIATPLTQEEIEHFASVFENICVCLPQRNFAKQGSAQGQSVLQEPKQELSKDDIITQIALRPLSKEDLQILYSPLSQQRVQELVDSQILAWVKVGSVSFLKYIK
- the ligA gene encoding NAD-dependent DNA ligase LigA; this encodes MARAYYVLDEPIASDEQYDILYHALKEYESTHPSEIDYTSPTQRIGDTPLEEFEKGEHIKRMWSLDDVFNTQELREWLKRILKVFPNVRFVCSPKFDGASLNLLYENGILVSALTRGNGAQGEQVLQNARTIRSIPLQIPYPEKIEIRGEVVISKDDFDALNNTRANENLSLFANPRNAAAGSLRQLDSKITAKRPLRFMPWGVGECTLKTSSFYEILKNIESFGFSTLPFLHLCVVDSKIQENSAKNAYSLFDNTNTESSLESTLDSLQNQISQVYEELKSVRESYHIMLDGMVVMVDSLQMQDALGWTIKSPRFACAYKFPAVEKVSRLIDVTFQVGRSGAITPVAELEPIEIEGATITRATLHNFSEIKRKDIRINDKVVVIRSGDVIPKIIKPLNTLRDGSERKIITPTLCPVCSEELLIEEILIKCQNLNCPARVKESIIHFASKKALNIDGLGEKIVYELFDKGLISGILDLYSLKKEGLLALEGWKEKRANNLLQSIQNTIGVDLWRLINALGIEHIGEGASKKLARQFGFDVFDLSVEQITQIDGFGEEMAKSLCEFSHANKALIAQIFTLLKPTIPQPDINATNSAFTNTSVVITGTLSQPREYFVEILESLGARVSSSVSAKTDFVLCGENAGSKLAKAHTLGVKVLNEEEFRKFAKIL
- a CDS encoding LPP20 family lipoprotein, which encodes MKKLAMLVFSVAVVFGFLACSSKNELGNTADFDLSGAPSWVLGSSDSDKTFGVGSAQISNNRTDWAIKEATIKGRADLAATIETKVEEKVKALDSAEGSEMIVAIRSSVEQTLSGAQRTDTWISKGGVLYVKIEIKTIDRKTLDKNLANLSRVNKEAAKALSETVDEIIDGKK